The region CCCGCCGATCACCCAGGCGGAGTCGTCCCGGGCGGCGTACCAGGGGGTGGTCGCGACGAGTCGGTGCAGGCCGAGCGGGTTGTCCAGGCGCAGGAGCAGCGCGCCACCGGGCCGTACGGCGGCGACCAGTCGGGCCAGCACACCGGCCCAGCCGAGCCGGGCGCCCTCCACCGACTCCACCGGGTCCAGTCCGGCCGCGGCGATCACCACGTCGTACGTCTCGTCGTCGGGCAACCCGGCCGGGCCACCCACCACCACGTGGGCGGCTCGGTGGGCCAGCGCGACCGCGTCCGGGTGGCTGCGTAGCAGGCAGGTCACCTCGGCGTGACCGAGTTGGTCGAGCAGGGCCGGATCGTGTGGCCCGGCCACCAGGACCCGGGCACCGGGAGGCACGAGCCGGGTGGCGAGCGCGGCGAGGGGCCCACCGTCGGCCAACCGCTGCTGCGGCAGGTCGGACCAGGCCAGCATCTCGCCGCCCGGCAGGGTGATGCGGCCGGCGGGTGCCGTCTCAGTCGTCACGGTCGTCCTCTTCCTCCTGGAGGTTCGCCCAACCGAGCAGCTCGCGCAGCTCGGCCGGCGTGCAGCGGTGGTCGGCGCCGAGTTCGGCGCGGGCGATCTGGACCGCGGTGGGCAGGTCGACCTCGGTGCCGTGCAGTTCCGGCCACTGGCGGCGGATGCGGGCGGTGCCGCCGAAGGTCGGGTCCTCGTTGGACAGGATCATCGGGTCCCCGTAGACCGCCGGTTCGCAACCCGCCGCGATGCCGTAGAAGATCGCGCTGGTCAGCCGGTTGGATGCTACCCGTCGATGCCGACGTAGCTCGGTCAGCTGCTTGTCGAGGAACTCCGGGTCGGTGTCCTTCCACCAGTGACCCCGGTAGCCGTGGCAGATCACCCGGAATCCGGCCCGCTCGTAGAGCCGGCGGACGTTGCGCATCCGGTACTCGTGCCAGTACAGGCAGACCGTGACCGGGCCCGGCTCGGTGGCCTGGATGAGGGCGATCAGTTTCCGGTGGTCGCCCTTGACGTGCTGCCCCTCCCAGCCGTGGAACGGGTACCAGATGGTTCCCTCCCGCTCCGCGGCCGGTGGCTCCTCCGGCCGCATGGCCAGCAGGTAGGTGAACGGCGCCCCGATGACGACCACGTTGCGTCGCCCGACCGACCAGGCCCGTCGGCGGGTCTGCTCCGACCAGAGCAGGCTCGGGGTGCGGTCGGCGTACGGGTGGCCGGGGGCCAGGCCGTCACCGATGTTCCAGCCGTGCTGCACGTACCCGTTGATCCGCGGCGGGTGCCGGTCGCCGAGGCCGGCGTAGCGGGCCAGCACGTGCGCGTGGCCGTAGAAGTGGTTGGCGTGGTGCATCAGGTTCCCATCAGGCGGCGGAACGCACCGGACCGACCCGCAGGGCCGCGGTCAGCGCGTCGATGACGCGATCCTGGTCGGTGTCGCTGAGTCCCGGGTAGAGCGGCAACGACAGCTGCTGCGAGTAGAACGACTCGGCCACCGGGCAGGACCCGCGCCGGTAGCCCAGGTCGGCGAAGACCGGGTGCCAGTGCACCGGGACGTAGTTGACCTGGACGCCGATGCCGGCCGCCCGCATCCGGTCGTACACCTCGCGGCGACGGCCGTCGAGCACCCGGATCGGGTAGAGGTGCCAGACCGGGTCGGCCCACGACTTCCGGTTCGGCAGCAGCACACCGTCCAGGTCCGCCAGCGCCTCGTCGTAGCGGGCGACCAGCGCGGTCCGTCGCGCCTTGAACTCGTCGAGGCGGCGCAGTTGACTGCGGCCCAGCGCGCAGAGCACGTCCGGCAGGCGGTAGTTCAACCCGAACTCGTGCACCTCCTGGTGCCAGCCGCCCTCGTCCGGGTAGCGCAGCTCGTCGCGGTCGCGGACCACGCCCACGCTGCGGAAGCGGCGGGCCCGCTTCAACACGGCCGGGTCGAGCGCCGCGACCGCACCGCCCTCGGCGGTGGTCAGGTTCTTCGTGGGGAAGAACGAGAACGTGGTCAGGTCGGCCAGCGAGCCCACCGGCCGGCCGTGGTACGTCCCGCCGATCGAGTGCGCCGCGTCGCCGAGTAGCAACGCGTCGGTGCCCACCATGGACTTGCGCAACGCGTCGTAGTCGGCCGGGTGGCCGGCGTAGTCGACCGCGGCGACGACCTTCGTCCGCGAGGTGACCGAGTCGGCGACCGCGGCCGGATCGAGGCAGAAGGTCTCGTCGTCCACGTCGGCGAACACGATCGTCGCGCCGAGGGCGACGGCGCTGCTGGCCGTCGCCACGAACGTCATCGGCGAAACGACCACCTCGTCGCCCGGGCCCACCCCCGCGGCCGCGTACGCGACGTGCAGCGCCGCCGTGCCGTTGGAGACGGTGGTGACACCCACCCCGCCGGTCCATCGGGCGAGGTCGGCCTCGAAGGCGTCCACCTGTGGTCCGGTGGTGAGCCAGTCGCCGCGCAGC is a window of Micromonospora sp. WMMD961 DNA encoding:
- a CDS encoding aminotransferase class I/II-fold pyridoxal phosphate-dependent enzyme, which produces MLPYGRQSVSEEDIAAVADVLRGDWLTTGPQVDAFEADLARWTGGVGVTTVSNGTAALHVAYAAAGVGPGDEVVVSPMTFVATASSAVALGATIVFADVDDETFCLDPAAVADSVTSRTKVVAAVDYAGHPADYDALRKSMVGTDALLLGDAAHSIGGTYHGRPVGSLADLTTFSFFPTKNLTTAEGGAVAALDPAVLKRARRFRSVGVVRDRDELRYPDEGGWHQEVHEFGLNYRLPDVLCALGRSQLRRLDEFKARRTALVARYDEALADLDGVLLPNRKSWADPVWHLYPIRVLDGRRREVYDRMRAAGIGVQVNYVPVHWHPVFADLGYRRGSCPVAESFYSQQLSLPLYPGLSDTDQDRVIDALTAALRVGPVRSAA